A genomic region of Roseateles amylovorans contains the following coding sequences:
- a CDS encoding YkvA family protein produces the protein MKRGSLKRWAALIKGELLTVFYAVRDREAPWPARLVALAVAAYALSPIDLIPDFIPLLGWLDDLVLVPAGFWLVLKLMPAPVMARAQARAAVQRDRLPRILRLAAAGLALWLLTLIGLLVWWLG, from the coding sequence ATGAAACGCGGCTCCCTCAAACGATGGGCCGCCCTGATCAAGGGCGAGCTGCTGACCGTCTTCTATGCGGTGCGCGACCGGGAGGCCCCCTGGCCCGCACGCCTGGTGGCCCTGGCCGTGGCGGCCTATGCGCTCAGCCCCATCGACCTGATTCCGGACTTCATTCCGTTGCTGGGCTGGCTGGACGATCTCGTCCTGGTGCCCGCGGGCTTCTGGCTGGTGCTCAAGCTGATGCCCGCGCCGGTGATGGCACGGGCCCAAGCCCGCGCTGCGGTGCAGCGCGACAGGCTGCCTCGCATCCTTCGCTTGGCAGCCGCCGGCTTGGCGCTGTGGCTGCTCACGCTGATCGGCCTGCTGGTTTGGTGGTTGGGCTAA
- a CDS encoding AMP-binding protein, whose amino-acid sequence MSAPRLSADTLALQRLYHWEQDAPTRVALRQPMGGSRVQDFSWGELGDQVRRMAAHLKTLGLEQGWEPGARIAILSKNCAWWLMSDLAIWMAGYVSVPLYPTLAADTVSQILTHSEAKLLFVGKLDGWDGMKAGVPASLPCISYPVSPEETLDDYDTWDAICYGTDPLKGNPTRGADELATIIYTSGTTGMPKGVMHTFGSFAWAIQSGLKRVPLSEDDRMLSYLPLAHVVERVLVEHGWLRTGMLVFFAESLETFAADLQRARPTVFFSVPRLWTKFQQGVHAKLPPRKFDLLTRLPIIGGLVRRKILKALGLDQCRLAAGGAAPMPVALLKWYRELGLPINEGYGMTENLAVSHITVPGKDQTGSVGPAYDGVQTRLDPITGELQMKSPALMLGYYKQAELTQETLTADGWLHTGDKAEISDKGALAGCVRITGRVKDLFKTSKGKYVSPAPIEDRLAMNPALEACAVTGANLAQPIGIAMLSPEAVRRAAQPGTREQLVAELERHLQAVNAKLDPHEQLDCLVAVSAPWTVDNGLITPTFKVRRNRIDELYGPRIDGWLAQRRKVLLVD is encoded by the coding sequence ATGTCCGCTCCCCGTCTTTCCGCCGATACCCTGGCGCTGCAGCGCCTCTATCACTGGGAGCAGGACGCGCCGACGCGCGTCGCGCTGCGCCAGCCGATGGGCGGCAGTCGGGTGCAGGATTTCAGCTGGGGTGAACTGGGCGATCAGGTGCGCCGGATGGCGGCTCACCTGAAGACCCTGGGTCTGGAACAGGGGTGGGAGCCGGGGGCGCGGATCGCGATCCTGTCCAAGAACTGCGCCTGGTGGCTGATGAGCGACCTGGCGATCTGGATGGCCGGTTATGTGTCGGTGCCGCTGTATCCCACGCTGGCCGCCGACACCGTCTCGCAAATCCTGACCCACAGCGAAGCCAAGCTGTTGTTCGTCGGCAAGCTGGACGGCTGGGACGGGATGAAGGCCGGGGTCCCCGCTTCGCTGCCCTGCATCAGCTACCCGGTTTCGCCCGAAGAGACGCTGGACGATTACGACACCTGGGACGCCATCTGCTACGGCACCGATCCGCTCAAGGGCAACCCCACCCGCGGCGCGGACGAGTTGGCCACCATCATCTACACCTCCGGCACCACCGGCATGCCCAAGGGCGTGATGCACACCTTCGGCAGCTTCGCCTGGGCCATCCAGTCCGGCCTGAAACGGGTCCCGCTGAGCGAGGACGACCGCATGCTGTCCTACCTGCCGCTGGCGCATGTGGTGGAGCGGGTGCTGGTGGAGCACGGCTGGTTGCGCACCGGCATGCTGGTCTTCTTCGCCGAGAGCCTGGAGACCTTCGCCGCCGATCTGCAACGCGCGCGGCCCACCGTCTTCTTCTCGGTGCCTCGTCTGTGGACCAAGTTCCAGCAAGGGGTGCATGCCAAGCTGCCACCCCGGAAGTTCGATCTGCTGACCCGCCTGCCGATCATCGGCGGACTGGTGCGTCGCAAAATCCTCAAGGCGCTGGGCCTGGACCAGTGCCGCCTGGCCGCCGGCGGTGCGGCACCGATGCCGGTCGCGCTGTTGAAGTGGTACCGCGAGCTGGGCCTGCCGATCAACGAGGGCTACGGCATGACCGAGAACCTGGCGGTCTCCCACATCACCGTGCCCGGCAAGGACCAGACTGGCAGCGTCGGCCCGGCCTATGACGGCGTGCAGACCCGTCTGGACCCGATCACCGGCGAGCTGCAGATGAAGAGCCCGGCACTGATGCTGGGCTACTACAAGCAGGCCGAACTCACCCAGGAGACCCTGACGGCCGATGGCTGGCTGCACACCGGCGACAAGGCGGAGATCTCCGACAAGGGCGCGCTGGCGGGCTGCGTGCGCATCACCGGACGGGTCAAGGATCTGTTCAAGACCAGCAAGGGCAAGTATGTGTCGCCGGCGCCGATCGAGGACCGTCTGGCCATGAACCCGGCCCTGGAGGCCTGCGCGGTGACCGGCGCCAATCTGGCGCAGCCGATCGGCATCGCCATGCTGTCACCCGAGGCCGTGCGCCGCGCGGCACAGCCCGGCACCCGCGAACAGTTGGTCGCCGAACTGGAGCGGCATCTGCAGGCGGTGAACGCCAAGCTCGATCCGCATGAGCAACTGGACTGCCTGGTGGCCGTCAGCGCGCCGTGGACCGTCGACAACGGCCTGATCACCCCCACCTTCAAGGTGCGCCGCAACCGCATCGACGAGCTGTACGGCCCCCGCATCGACGGCTGGCTGGCGCAGCGTCGCAAGGTCTTGCTGGTCGACTGA
- a CDS encoding tryptophan--tRNA ligase yields MTLRVLTGITTTGTLHLGNYVGAVRRAIEASREPGAESFFFMADYHALIKCDEPDRIERSRLQIAATWLAAGLDTQRVVFYRQSDIPEIPELTWLLTCVTSKGQMNRAHAYKASVDANLAAGEDPDAGITMGLYSYPILMAADILMFNAHRVPVGKDQAQHIEMARDVAQRFNHTFTQGRDLFVLPEASIDQEMELLPGLDGRKMSKSYDNVIPLFEGGAKALREAISKIVTDSRLPGEPKETEGSHLVQIYDAFATPAQRLAFREALRAGLSWGEAKDQLFAVIDAEIGPMRAQYDELMAHPERIEAILMEGAAKARALAAPLLQQAREAVGLRRFQPLAAPVAAAAKVKSALPTFKQYRESDGLFYFKLLAADGALLLQSQGLAQGKDAGQWVSRLKREGTAALADAPVTREGDVSVLDEALAALVAAELEAAARKG; encoded by the coding sequence ATGACCCTGCGTGTCCTGACCGGCATCACCACCACCGGCACCCTGCACCTCGGCAACTATGTCGGCGCGGTGCGCCGTGCCATCGAGGCCAGCCGCGAGCCCGGCGCCGAGAGCTTCTTCTTCATGGCCGACTACCACGCGCTGATCAAGTGCGACGAGCCGGACCGCATCGAGCGCTCGCGCCTGCAGATCGCCGCCACCTGGCTGGCTGCCGGCCTGGACACCCAGCGTGTCGTGTTCTATCGCCAGAGCGACATCCCCGAGATTCCCGAGCTCACCTGGCTGCTGACCTGCGTCACCTCCAAGGGTCAGATGAACCGGGCGCATGCGTACAAGGCGTCGGTCGATGCCAACCTGGCGGCCGGCGAGGATCCGGACGCCGGCATCACCATGGGCCTGTACAGCTACCCGATCCTGATGGCGGCGGACATCCTGATGTTCAACGCCCATCGCGTGCCGGTGGGCAAGGACCAGGCGCAGCACATCGAGATGGCACGCGACGTGGCCCAGCGCTTCAATCACACCTTCACCCAGGGCCGCGACCTCTTCGTGCTGCCCGAGGCCAGCATCGACCAGGAGATGGAGCTGCTGCCCGGGTTGGACGGCCGCAAGATGTCCAAGAGCTACGACAACGTCATCCCGTTGTTCGAAGGCGGCGCCAAGGCCTTGCGCGAAGCGATCTCCAAGATCGTCACCGACTCCCGTCTGCCGGGAGAACCCAAGGAGACCGAGGGCTCCCACCTGGTCCAGATCTACGACGCCTTCGCCACGCCCGCGCAGCGCCTGGCTTTCCGCGAGGCGCTGCGGGCCGGCCTGTCCTGGGGCGAAGCCAAGGATCAGCTGTTCGCGGTGATCGATGCCGAAATCGGCCCGATGCGCGCCCAGTACGACGAGCTGATGGCCCATCCGGAGCGCATCGAAGCCATCCTCATGGAAGGCGCAGCCAAGGCGCGCGCCCTGGCCGCGCCGTTGCTGCAGCAGGCGCGGGAAGCGGTGGGCCTGCGTCGCTTCCAGCCGCTGGCGGCGCCGGTGGCGGCGGCGGCGAAGGTCAAGTCCGCGCTGCCGACCTTCAAGCAATACCGCGAGTCCGACGGCCTGTTCTATTTCAAGCTGCTGGCGGCGGACGGTGCCTTGCTGCTGCAAAGCCAGGGCCTGGCCCAGGGCAAGGACGCCGGCCAATGGGTGTCGCGACTCAAGCGCGAGGGGACGGCGGCCTTGGCCGACGCACCGGTCACCCGCGAGGGCGATGTGTCGGTGCTCGACGAGGCCCTGGCGGCCCTGGTCGCGGCCGAGCTGGAAGCGGCGGCCCGCAAGGGCTGA